A stretch of the Malus domestica chromosome 08, GDT2T_hap1 genome encodes the following:
- the LOC103453748 gene encoding peroxidase 43: protein MALVLALAFVFLVGLSQADGQLMVGFYGETCPEAESIVRTVVRDAVLSDANTAAILLRLHFHDCFVQGCDGSILIEDGANAERHAFGHQGVGGFEVIEKAKSQLEAACQGVVSCADIVALAARDAIALAGGPAYEVGTGRRDGVVSNMSLADDMPDVSDSIQQLKAKFMRRGLTEKDLVLLTAAHTIGTTACFFLTRRLYNFFPGGGSDPSINPNLLPQLKQRCPQNGNVNIRLPIDEGSEQTFDLHILQNIRNGFAVLESDAKLNEDAMTRSIMDSYFPLFNIPFGPSFEADFIESILKMGQISVKTGFQGVIRRNCGRL, encoded by the exons ATGGCATTGGTTTTGGCTTTGGCTTTTGTCTTTCTGGTTGGTTTATCTCAGGCTGACGGGCAGCTTATGGTGGGTTTCTACGGTGAAACATGCCCCGAAGCCGAGTCCATTGTTCGTACCGTTGTTAGAGATGCCGTTCTCTCCGATGCCAATACTGCAGCAATCTTGCTCCGACTCCATTTTCACGACTGCTTCGTCCAG GGGTGTGATGGTTCAATTCTTATTGAGGATGGTGCAAACGCGGAGAGACATGCATTTGGTCACCAAGGCGTTGGGGGATTCGAAGTGATAGAGAAAGCCAAGTCACAGTTGGAGGCTGCATGCCAAGGCGTCGTTTCTTGTGCAGACATTGTGGCCTTGGCAGCTAGAGATGCTATAGCCTTG GCTGGTGGCCCTGCATATGAAGTGGGTACAGGTCGAAGAGATGGTGTGGTATCAAATATGTCTCTGGCTGACGATATGCCGGATGTCAGTGATTCAATCCAACAACTCAAGGCTAAGTTTATGCGAAGGGGTCTCACAGAAAAAGACCTTGTCCTTCTCACTG CTGCTCATACAATTGGGACGACAGCATGCTtctttttaacaagaaggcTGTACAACTTCTTCCCAGGAGGGGGATCTGATCCAAGCATCAATCCTAACCTCCTCCCTCAACTGAAACAAAGGTGCCCTCAAAACGGCAACGTCAACATCCGGCTGCCGATCGACGAAGGAAGCGAGCAAACATTCGACCTTCATATTTTGCAGAACATAAGAAATGGGTTCGCTGTGTTAGAATCTGATGCCAAGCTTAACGAGGACGCAATGACAAGGAGCATAATGGACTCCTACTTTCCTTTGTTCAATATTCCCTTTGGACCATCTTTTGAGGCTGATTTCATCGAATCAATTCTAAAAATGGGGCAGATTAGTGTCAAGACAGGATTCCAAGGTGTAATTAGGAGAAATTGTGGTAGGCTTTAG